A region of Sphingomonas crusticola DNA encodes the following proteins:
- a CDS encoding SDR family NAD(P)-dependent oxidoreductase has translation MGNGKLAIVTGASTGIGFEIAHLAAQDGYDLLVVADEPLINNAADDFKRHGTQVTSIEADLATFEGNDKLLAAANGRPIDVLVANAGRGLGRAFVDQDVADWRRVIDTNVTGTTYLLQKVAQQMVARNEGKILITGSIAGLIPGAYQAVYNGTKAYLDSFSYALREELRDTEITVTVLMPGPTETEFFERADMMDTKVGVDKKEDPSATAKNGWDAMNSGAGHVVSGWMNKLQAAMSHITPDRVLAHRHTLMAEPGTAKNSSNTED, from the coding sequence ATGGGTAACGGAAAGCTCGCGATCGTTACCGGTGCCTCGACCGGCATCGGCTTTGAGATCGCCCATCTGGCGGCGCAGGACGGCTATGACTTGCTGGTCGTCGCCGACGAGCCGTTGATCAACAATGCCGCCGACGACTTCAAGCGTCACGGCACGCAGGTGACCTCGATCGAGGCTGACCTCGCGACGTTCGAGGGCAATGACAAGCTGCTCGCCGCGGCGAATGGCCGGCCGATCGACGTGCTGGTGGCGAATGCCGGCCGTGGCCTGGGACGCGCTTTCGTCGATCAGGACGTCGCCGACTGGCGCCGCGTGATCGACACCAACGTCACTGGCACCACCTATCTGCTGCAAAAGGTGGCGCAGCAGATGGTTGCGCGCAACGAGGGCAAGATCCTGATCACCGGCTCGATCGCGGGCCTTATCCCTGGCGCCTACCAGGCGGTGTATAACGGCACCAAGGCTTATCTCGACAGTTTCTCCTACGCGCTGCGCGAGGAGCTGCGCGACACCGAGATCACGGTCACGGTGCTGATGCCGGGGCCGACCGAGACCGAATTCTTCGAGCGTGCCGACATGATGGACACGAAGGTGGGCGTCGACAAGAAGGAGGATCCGTCGGCAACCGCCAAGAATGGCTGGGACGCGATGAATTCCGGCGCGGGTCATGTCGTGTCGGGGTGGATGAACAAGCTGCAGGCGGCGATGAGCCACATCACGCCGGACCGCGTCTTGGCCCACCGCCATACGCTGATGGCGGAGCCAGGTACCGCCAAGAATTCCAGCAACACCGAGGACTGA
- a CDS encoding NAD(P)-dependent oxidoreductase produces the protein MQIGFIGLGNMGSAMVRNLLKAGHDVAVWNRSPDKAQALVAEGAKNVATPAEAAQGAVVHTMLADDKAVEAVTFGVDGILSGPGTAIHVSHSTISLALAERLAQGHADHGSTLLSAPVFGRPAAAEAAKLFIAAAGPAAALVTCQPLFDAIGQKTFAIGDYAPAANLVKLCGNFTILSVIETLAEAMTLAEKGGVPKAKLLEVLTGTLFGAPVYHTYGNILVDEAFRPAGFAAPLGLKDMNLVSEAATDARVPMPVLAILRDHLLSTIAREGDDIDWSGIGRIIAADAGL, from the coding sequence ATGCAAATAGGGTTCATCGGCCTTGGTAATATGGGGAGCGCGATGGTGCGCAACCTGCTCAAGGCGGGGCATGACGTCGCTGTCTGGAATCGCTCGCCGGACAAGGCGCAGGCACTTGTTGCCGAAGGAGCGAAGAACGTAGCCACGCCCGCGGAGGCAGCGCAAGGCGCGGTCGTCCACACGATGCTCGCCGACGATAAGGCGGTCGAAGCCGTGACGTTCGGAGTCGACGGCATTTTGTCGGGGCCGGGCACAGCGATCCATGTCTCGCACAGCACGATCAGCCTCGCGCTGGCGGAGCGGCTCGCGCAGGGGCATGCCGACCATGGCTCGACGCTCCTCTCCGCGCCGGTATTTGGGCGCCCGGCAGCGGCGGAAGCGGCCAAATTGTTCATCGCCGCAGCGGGCCCTGCCGCTGCGCTGGTAACCTGCCAACCCTTGTTCGATGCGATCGGTCAGAAGACGTTTGCGATCGGCGATTACGCCCCGGCGGCAAACCTCGTCAAATTGTGCGGCAATTTCACCATCCTGTCGGTGATTGAGACGCTCGCCGAGGCGATGACGCTCGCCGAAAAGGGCGGAGTGCCCAAGGCTAAGTTGCTCGAGGTGCTGACCGGTACCTTGTTCGGGGCACCGGTCTATCACACCTATGGCAACATCCTGGTGGACGAGGCCTTTCGTCCTGCCGGGTTTGCCGCCCCACTCGGTCTCAAAGACATGAACCTGGTGAGCGAGGCCGCAACCGACGCGCGGGTGCCGATGCCGGTGTTGGCGATACTGCGCGACCATCTGCTGTCCACGATCGCGCGGGAAGGCGATGACATCGACTGGTCCGGCATCGGCAGGATCATTGCAGCCGATGCTGGCCTGTAA
- a CDS encoding isochorismatase family cysteine hydrolase, producing the protein MAKSIMNQGRATAPFRDAPRGNTALIILDMITNMDFAGADAMLRDTVAAAATILKLREAADKARLPVIYVNDNFGEWHSERYRLVERALATEGEGVREFVAKLAPRDGDYFVIKPQFSGFYSTNLPVLLPKLGVDRLVITGIAADICVLFTAADAHMRDYKLWIPEDAVAAETRERRRWALEIMKQSMGAEVRPSDKLTLPRWAKAARKQSPAEN; encoded by the coding sequence ATGGCGAAGAGCATCATGAACCAGGGCCGGGCAACGGCGCCTTTTCGCGACGCACCGCGCGGCAACACCGCGTTGATCATCCTCGACATGATCACCAACATGGATTTCGCCGGCGCGGACGCGATGCTGCGCGACACGGTTGCCGCCGCCGCCACGATCCTCAAACTGCGCGAGGCGGCGGACAAAGCGCGGCTGCCGGTAATCTACGTCAACGACAATTTCGGGGAGTGGCACTCGGAGCGCTACCGGCTCGTCGAGCGTGCGCTGGCGACGGAGGGCGAGGGGGTGCGCGAGTTCGTTGCCAAGCTGGCACCGCGTGACGGCGATTATTTCGTGATCAAGCCGCAATTTTCCGGCTTTTACTCCACCAACCTGCCGGTGCTGCTGCCGAAGCTGGGCGTCGATCGGCTCGTGATCACCGGCATTGCCGCGGACATCTGCGTGCTGTTCACGGCGGCGGACGCGCATATGCGCGACTATAAACTGTGGATTCCGGAAGATGCGGTTGCCGCCGAGACGCGCGAACGCCGTCGCTGGGCACTTGAAATCATGAAACAAAGTATGGGTGCGGAGGTGCGGCCGAGCGACAAACTGACGCTTCCGCGATGGGCCAAAGCCGCGCGGAAGCAGTCGCCGGCCGAAAATTAG
- the gorA gene encoding glutathione-disulfide reductase — MAEYDVDLFVIGAGSGGVRAARVAAGYGAKVAIAEEYRVGGTCVIRGCVPKKLLVYGAHFAEDLADARRFGWKVPECEFDWKTLRDNVLAEVTRISGIYGETLENNKVEVLHERATIAGAHEVKLASGRSVTAKYILVATGATPAIPDIPGKEFGITSNEAFHLEGVPKRIVIAGAGYIANEFAGIFHEFGSHVTVINRTDVILRGYDEQIRDRLLQISSGKGIDFKFHVEMEKIEKLADGSLLIHLVKGDPIPCDTIMFATGRKPLTDLGLENAGVELNVKGAIKVDDDNKSTCDSIYAVGDVTDRIQLTPVAIREGQAFSDTIFGNKPHRVDYDNVPAAVFSHPPMAGVGLTEGKAREKYGAIKVFTSDFRAMKNVLAGRNERALYKMIVHPDTDVVLGLHMIGPDAPEILQAAAVAVKAGLTKQDFDNTVALHPSMAEELVLMR; from the coding sequence ATGGCTGAATATGACGTAGACCTGTTCGTGATCGGCGCAGGCTCAGGCGGGGTGCGCGCGGCGCGCGTTGCCGCCGGCTATGGCGCCAAGGTCGCGATCGCTGAGGAGTATCGCGTCGGCGGGACCTGCGTCATCCGGGGCTGCGTGCCAAAGAAGCTGCTCGTCTACGGCGCGCATTTTGCCGAGGACCTCGCCGACGCCCGCCGGTTCGGCTGGAAAGTGCCCGAGTGCGAATTCGACTGGAAGACGCTGCGCGACAATGTGCTGGCGGAGGTCACGCGCATTTCCGGCATTTACGGCGAGACGCTGGAGAACAACAAGGTCGAGGTCCTCCACGAGCGTGCGACCATCGCCGGGGCGCACGAGGTGAAGCTCGCCAGCGGACGGAGCGTTACGGCGAAATATATCCTGGTCGCGACCGGCGCGACGCCCGCGATACCAGACATTCCGGGCAAGGAATTCGGCATCACGTCGAACGAAGCATTCCATCTGGAAGGCGTGCCGAAGCGGATCGTGATCGCCGGCGCGGGCTATATCGCCAACGAATTCGCCGGCATCTTCCACGAATTCGGTTCGCATGTAACGGTGATCAACCGCACGGATGTCATCCTGCGCGGCTATGACGAGCAGATCCGCGACCGGCTGCTGCAGATCTCCAGCGGCAAGGGCATCGACTTCAAGTTCCACGTCGAGATGGAGAAGATCGAGAAGCTCGCGGATGGTTCGCTGCTGATCCATCTGGTCAAGGGCGATCCGATTCCCTGCGACACCATCATGTTCGCCACCGGGCGCAAGCCGCTGACCGACCTCGGGCTCGAAAATGCCGGCGTCGAGCTCAACGTCAAAGGCGCGATCAAGGTCGACGACGACAACAAATCAACTTGCGACAGCATCTACGCGGTCGGCGACGTCACCGATCGCATCCAGCTGACGCCGGTGGCGATCCGCGAGGGTCAAGCCTTCTCCGACACCATCTTCGGCAACAAGCCGCACCGGGTGGATTACGACAATGTGCCGGCGGCGGTGTTCAGCCATCCGCCGATGGCGGGCGTGGGCCTGACCGAGGGCAAGGCGCGCGAGAAATATGGCGCGATCAAGGTGTTCACGTCGGATTTTCGCGCGATGAAGAACGTGCTGGCCGGTCGCAACGAGCGTGCGCTTTACAAGATGATCGTCCACCCCGACACGGACGTCGTGCTCGGCCTGCATATGATCGGTCCGGACGCACCCGAGATTCTGCAAGCGGCGGCGGTGGCGGTGAAGGCCGGCCTTACCAAGCAGGACTTCGACAATACGGTCGCGCTGCATCCGAGCATGGCGGAAGAGCTCGTCCTGATGCGGTGA
- a CDS encoding ArsR/SmtB family transcription factor produces the protein MQKLFEIIADPGRRAILDLLRERELAAGEIVGAMKIGQPGVSKHLRLLREAGLVDVRGDRQRRIYSLRPGPLAELDRWLAPYRTFWTGKLDALGAHLDREQ, from the coding sequence ATGCAAAAGCTGTTCGAAATCATCGCCGATCCCGGGCGCCGGGCGATCCTAGACCTGCTGCGCGAGCGCGAACTTGCCGCTGGCGAAATCGTGGGGGCGATGAAGATCGGCCAGCCCGGCGTATCCAAACATCTCCGCCTGCTGCGCGAGGCCGGCCTCGTGGACGTACGCGGTGACAGGCAGCGCCGCATCTATTCGCTGCGGCCGGGGCCGCTGGCCGAGCTCGACCGCTGGCTCGCGCCTTACCGCACTTTCTGGACAGGAAAGCTCGACGCGCTCGGCGCGCATCTCGATCGGGAGCAATGA
- a CDS encoding SRPBCC domain-containing protein, with amino-acid sequence MTDVAYSGTSRTLQLTRDYPHPIAKVWAAVSTPARIADWMGVEWLGDEGAALHEGAHFDYRFGAMDMESRAHVLRYEPPHLLEHSWFENVPPFGRVRWALEEVDGGTRLTLTHVLPVFEEAPRTGAGWTVLMEQLAASLGDAPATLDWCALRDEYARRFGPEATRDGRLVPQGDRQTLTFDRILHHSPETVWDVLTTPAGISRWWQADAVVDPHVGGRFELLFREFGHRLNGAITCYDPPRRFGFTWPEGAAGKDSEVLFELSPDAAGTHLRLIHDLPGDVAVIGFAAGWHWHLDGMDDAARNVATEWDGTRFQMLRKVYGMTL; translated from the coding sequence ATGACCGATGTCGCTTATTCCGGCACCAGCCGCACGCTCCAACTGACGCGCGACTATCCCCACCCTATCGCAAAGGTGTGGGCGGCAGTCTCGACGCCGGCGCGGATCGCCGACTGGATGGGCGTTGAATGGCTGGGAGACGAAGGCGCGGCGCTGCACGAAGGCGCGCATTTCGACTATCGCTTCGGAGCGATGGATATGGAAAGCCGTGCGCATGTGCTGCGCTACGAGCCGCCGCACCTCCTAGAGCATAGCTGGTTTGAGAATGTCCCGCCCTTCGGGCGCGTCCGGTGGGCATTGGAGGAGGTGGACGGTGGCACGCGGCTGACCTTGACGCATGTCCTTCCGGTATTCGAGGAGGCACCGCGTACCGGGGCTGGCTGGACCGTCCTGATGGAGCAGCTCGCCGCCTCGCTCGGCGATGCTCCGGCGACGCTCGACTGGTGTGCGCTGCGCGATGAGTATGCCCGCCGCTTCGGCCCCGAGGCGACGCGCGACGGGCGGCTCGTGCCGCAGGGAGATCGCCAGACGCTGACGTTCGACCGGATATTGCACCATTCGCCGGAGACCGTGTGGGACGTGTTGACGACGCCCGCCGGCATCAGCCGCTGGTGGCAGGCCGACGCAGTGGTCGATCCTCATGTCGGCGGGCGCTTCGAACTGCTGTTCCGCGAGTTCGGCCACCGCCTGAACGGCGCGATCACCTGCTATGATCCGCCCCGCCGCTTCGGCTTCACCTGGCCGGAAGGTGCGGCAGGCAAAGACAGCGAAGTGCTGTTCGAATTGTCGCCGGACGCTGCCGGAACGCATTTGCGGCTGATCCACGATCTGCCGGGCGATGTCGCCGTGATCGGCTTCGCGGCTGGCTGGCACTGGCATCTCGACGGGATGGACGATGCCGCCCGCAATGTCGCAACGGAGTGGGACGGCACACGCTTCCAGATGCTCCGGAAGGTCTACGGCATGACGCTGTAG
- a CDS encoding tyrosine recombinase XerC, whose product MARKLTLDTHPAFAKAAEWEGHLRADRRRSEHTIRAYGATARRLIQFLGQHRAAAIDSADLARLDAAELRAFLALRRGEGLANASAARELSAVRGFLAFVAKGESVAAPPRLRGPRVKKGVPRPVSPSEAIAIADDAEDEGREPWIGLRDKAVLLLLYGAGLRVGEAVALTGAVLPLGETLIVTGKRAKTRVVPLLAPVREAIELYIGASPWGVSRDLPIFRGAKGGPLSADIIRRAVRAARARLGLSDRTTPHALRHSFATHLLGRGADLRSLQELLGHASLSSTQVYTGVDTAHLLDVYRNAHPRA is encoded by the coding sequence GTGGCGCGCAAGCTTACCCTCGATACGCATCCGGCCTTTGCCAAGGCGGCAGAATGGGAGGGCCATTTGCGTGCTGACCGGCGCCGATCGGAACATACGATCCGCGCTTATGGTGCGACCGCGCGCCGACTGATCCAGTTTCTCGGGCAGCATCGTGCCGCCGCGATCGACAGCGCCGACCTGGCGAGGCTCGATGCGGCGGAGTTGCGCGCTTTTCTGGCGTTGCGGCGAGGCGAGGGGCTCGCCAATGCTTCGGCGGCGCGTGAATTGTCGGCGGTGCGCGGCTTTCTGGCATTCGTCGCGAAAGGAGAAAGCGTGGCTGCGCCGCCACGGCTGCGCGGACCACGGGTGAAGAAAGGCGTGCCTCGGCCGGTTTCGCCGAGCGAGGCGATCGCGATCGCCGACGATGCCGAGGATGAGGGGCGCGAGCCGTGGATCGGGCTGCGCGACAAGGCGGTATTACTGCTACTCTATGGTGCGGGATTGCGCGTCGGCGAAGCGGTGGCGCTGACCGGCGCGGTGCTGCCGCTGGGCGAAACGCTGATCGTCACCGGCAAGCGCGCCAAAACGCGGGTCGTGCCGCTGCTCGCTCCGGTGCGCGAAGCGATCGAACTTTATATCGGCGCCAGCCCCTGGGGCGTGAGCCGCGATCTCCCGATCTTCCGGGGCGCCAAGGGCGGCCCGCTGTCGGCCGATATCATCCGCCGCGCGGTGCGTGCCGCTCGCGCCCGTCTCGGCCTGAGTGACCGCACGACGCCGCACGCGCTGCGCCACAGCTTCGCGACGCACTTGTTGGGACGGGGAGCCGACCTGCGTTCGCTGCAAGAGCTGCTCGGCCACGCCAGCCTGTCCTCAACCCAAGTCTATACCGGCGTCGATACCGCGCATCTGCTCGACGTCTACCGCAACGCGCATCCGCGCGCCTGA
- a CDS encoding cupin domain-containing protein — MKLIPITTFLAFAAGGGVALQAQTAQLAGTTRAELQRHDLSIPGREVIQARVGVAPGGEAARHKHPGEEIVYVLQGSLEYRLDGRPPVTLGAGEVLFVPAGVPHSVRNVGRDAALELATYVVEKGKPLLVPVP; from the coding sequence ATGAAGCTGATCCCGATCACCACGTTCCTTGCTTTTGCGGCCGGCGGTGGCGTCGCGCTGCAGGCGCAGACTGCGCAATTGGCGGGAACCACGCGCGCCGAACTCCAGCGCCACGATCTCAGCATCCCCGGACGCGAGGTGATCCAGGCGCGGGTGGGCGTCGCACCCGGAGGAGAAGCCGCCCGGCACAAACATCCGGGCGAGGAAATCGTCTACGTCCTACAGGGTTCGCTCGAATATCGTCTCGACGGACGGCCGCCGGTAACGCTGGGCGCCGGCGAGGTCTTGTTCGTGCCCGCAGGCGTACCCCATTCGGTGCGCAATGTCGGTCGCGACGCTGCACTCGAGCTCGCCACCTATGTGGTCGAAAAGGGAAAGCCGCTCCTTGTTCCGGTTCCATAA
- a CDS encoding alpha/beta fold hydrolase — MDVDRRTFVAGLLMGAAIAAPGDGQVVAAPSRANNVVLVHGLFADGSSWSEVIPRLQARGLNVTSVQNPLTTLDEAVAACRKVLDRQDGPTVLAGHSFSGMIVSEAGTHPNVSALVYVAARAPDAAEDYAALAARFPAPPASAGIVYDGDEGRLSEQAFLRDFAGDLPPAKARALYAVQEPFRRSLLAGRTTQAAWRTRPSFYAVSTEDRTINPELQRYMAHRMGATTIELRSSHVSLISHPREIATLIERATLKVR, encoded by the coding sequence ATGGACGTGGACCGCCGGACTTTCGTCGCAGGCTTGCTCATGGGCGCGGCGATTGCCGCGCCGGGTGACGGCCAGGTTGTAGCCGCACCCTCGCGGGCGAATAATGTCGTGCTCGTCCATGGCCTGTTTGCCGACGGGTCGAGCTGGTCGGAGGTCATCCCGCGGCTTCAGGCGAGGGGGCTCAACGTAACCTCTGTCCAGAACCCGCTGACCACTTTGGACGAAGCCGTCGCCGCATGCCGCAAGGTGTTGGACCGGCAGGACGGGCCGACCGTGCTTGCAGGTCATTCTTTCTCCGGCATGATCGTGAGCGAAGCGGGGACCCATCCCAACGTCTCGGCTTTGGTCTATGTCGCCGCCAGGGCCCCCGATGCGGCCGAGGATTATGCGGCGCTCGCCGCCCGCTTCCCGGCCCCGCCGGCATCCGCCGGCATCGTCTATGACGGGGACGAAGGGCGCCTGAGCGAGCAAGCCTTCCTGCGCGATTTCGCCGGCGATCTGCCTCCTGCGAAAGCACGCGCGCTTTACGCCGTGCAGGAGCCATTCCGCAGATCGCTCCTCGCCGGCCGCACCACCCAGGCAGCGTGGCGGACGAGGCCGAGCTTCTATGCCGTCTCGACCGAGGACCGGACGATCAATCCGGAGCTGCAACGCTATATGGCGCACCGCATGGGCGCGACGACAATCGAGCTGCGGTCGAGCCACGTATCGCTGATCTCGCATCCGCGCGAGATTGCCACCTTGATCGAGCGCGCGACATTGAAAGTGCGTTGA
- the cysK gene encoding cysteine synthase A — MKVNSVLETIGNTPHIRVQRLFGDAEVWIKSERSNPGGSIKDRIALAMIEAAEKSGDLQPGGTIVEPTSGNTGVGLAMVAAVKGYKLILVMPESMSLERRRLMLAFGASFDLTPREKGMKGAIERALEIIGQTPNSWMPQQFENPANIDIHVRTTAQEILNDFADAPLDMIITGVGTGGHITGVGETLKQVWPNLKVFAVEPTLSPVISGGQPGPHPIQGIGAGFIPANLHTGVLDGVIQVDPNDAKEYARRSASQEGLLVGISSGATLSAIAQKLKEAPGSRILGFNYDTGERYLSVPDFLPE; from the coding sequence ATGAAGGTCAACAGCGTTCTCGAAACGATCGGCAATACTCCCCATATCCGCGTCCAGCGGCTGTTCGGCGACGCCGAAGTGTGGATCAAGTCCGAACGGTCCAACCCCGGCGGTTCAATCAAGGACCGCATCGCGCTGGCGATGATCGAAGCCGCGGAGAAATCCGGCGACCTTCAGCCGGGCGGCACGATCGTCGAGCCGACCTCCGGCAACACCGGCGTCGGTCTTGCCATGGTCGCTGCGGTCAAGGGCTACAAATTGATCCTGGTGATGCCGGAGAGCATGTCGCTCGAACGGCGCAGGCTGATGCTGGCATTCGGGGCCAGCTTCGATCTCACGCCGCGCGAGAAGGGCATGAAGGGCGCGATCGAGCGCGCGCTCGAGATTATCGGCCAGACGCCCAATAGCTGGATGCCGCAGCAGTTCGAGAATCCCGCCAATATCGATATCCATGTCCGCACCACCGCGCAGGAAATCCTCAACGATTTCGCCGACGCCCCGCTGGACATGATCATCACCGGGGTGGGCACGGGCGGGCACATCACCGGCGTCGGCGAGACGCTCAAGCAGGTCTGGCCCAACCTGAAGGTGTTCGCAGTCGAACCGACCCTGTCGCCGGTGATCTCCGGCGGCCAGCCCGGTCCCCATCCGATCCAGGGCATCGGCGCCGGCTTCATCCCAGCCAACCTCCATACCGGCGTGCTCGACGGCGTGATCCAGGTCGATCCCAACGACGCCAAGGAATATGCGCGGCGTTCCGCCAGCCAGGAAGGCCTGCTCGTCGGCATCTCGTCCGGCGCGACCCTTTCGGCCATCGCCCAGAAACTCAAGGAAGCCCCCGGCAGCCGGATCCTTGGCTTCAACTATGATACCGGCGAACGTTACCTCTCGGTGCCCGACTTCCTGCCGGAGTAA
- a CDS encoding MFS transporter, with product MAKTVSPFSFRDFRFYWVTRFTTTIAQNAMVVVIGWQVYDIARRTMTPKEAAFQLGMVGVAQFVPLALLTLITGWTADRIDRRWIARIVLFAEALCAAWLALLGWHDTTTLPAIYVVAVLLGICRAFANPAIGALAPNLVPAAVLPTAIAASAIAWQVGAIGGPALGGYLYAARHWLPYTVSAVLFLIAATSMMFIRPIPKTTLDRKANPWRQMIDGLHYVRHNRVVLGAISLDLFAVLLGGATAMLPIYARDILKVGSEGLGHLRAAPAVGSAAMALYFSIKPLRHNVGVKMLFAVALFGACTVGFGLSRWVPLSLACLAVLGACDMLSVYVRQSLIQIWTPNDMRGRVGAVSTLFISGSNELGEAESGFLAALIGAVPAVVLGGFGAIGVTIIWARLFPELVQARTFDPPKTLENIPGQEMAK from the coding sequence ATGGCGAAGACGGTTTCCCCCTTTTCATTTCGTGACTTCCGTTTCTATTGGGTGACCCGCTTCACGACCACCATCGCGCAGAATGCGATGGTCGTCGTGATCGGCTGGCAGGTTTACGACATTGCCCGCCGCACCATGACGCCCAAGGAAGCCGCCTTCCAGCTCGGCATGGTCGGGGTGGCGCAGTTCGTCCCGCTTGCTCTGCTGACGCTGATCACCGGCTGGACGGCGGATCGCATCGACCGACGCTGGATCGCGCGGATCGTGCTGTTCGCGGAGGCGCTGTGCGCCGCGTGGCTGGCCTTGCTGGGCTGGCATGACACGACCACGCTCCCCGCCATCTATGTCGTGGCGGTGCTGCTCGGCATTTGCCGCGCCTTCGCCAATCCCGCGATCGGCGCGCTCGCGCCCAATCTCGTGCCGGCGGCGGTGCTGCCGACCGCGATCGCGGCCTCCGCCATCGCCTGGCAGGTCGGAGCGATTGGCGGGCCCGCACTGGGCGGCTATCTCTACGCCGCGCGCCATTGGCTGCCTTATACCGTCTCCGCCGTGCTGTTCCTGATCGCAGCGACATCGATGATGTTCATCCGCCCGATCCCGAAGACGACCTTGGATCGCAAGGCCAACCCGTGGCGGCAGATGATCGACGGACTTCATTATGTCCGCCACAATCGGGTGGTACTCGGCGCCATCAGCCTGGATCTGTTCGCGGTCCTGCTCGGCGGCGCGACCGCGATGCTGCCGATCTACGCACGCGACATCCTGAAAGTAGGATCGGAAGGGCTTGGCCACCTCCGCGCCGCGCCGGCCGTCGGATCGGCAGCGATGGCGCTGTATTTCTCGATCAAGCCGCTGAGGCACAATGTCGGTGTGAAGATGCTGTTTGCCGTGGCCCTGTTCGGCGCCTGCACGGTGGGCTTCGGGCTGTCGCGTTGGGTGCCGCTGTCGCTCGCCTGCCTCGCGGTGCTGGGTGCGTGCGACATGCTATCGGTTTATGTCCGCCAGTCGCTGATCCAGATTTGGACGCCGAACGACATGCGCGGCCGCGTCGGTGCGGTTTCGACGCTTTTCATCTCCGGCTCGAACGAGCTTGGCGAGGCGGAGAGCGGCTTCCTTGCCGCGTTGATCGGCGCGGTGCCCGCAGTGGTGCTCGGCGGTTTCGGCGCGATCGGCGTCACGATAATTTGGGCGCGGCTGTTTCCTGAACTGGTGCAGGCGCGTACATTCGATCCACCAAAGACTCTTGAGAATATCCCCGGCCAGGAGATGGCAAAATGA
- a CDS encoding alpha/beta fold hydrolase — translation MPYIKTRDGVDLYVKDWGSGRPVVLIHGWPLNSDSWDDHALALAEAGHRVIAYDRRGFGRSSQPWTGYDYDTLADDLAQVLAATGAQDATLVGFSMGGGEIARYMSRHDGKGVNGAALIASVVPYLLKDDSNPDGVDGSVFDEQMKAPIRKDRAAFFAAFAKMFYGVGYITSPVSDQILHHFELMASQAGLKGVLDCIDAFGKTDFRPDLAAFTVPTLIIHGTSDQTVPIDPSARAAARGISNAELIEYDGEPHGLTVTAKDRLTRDLLAFIGGGSRTATWQP, via the coding sequence ATGCCCTATATCAAGACGCGCGATGGTGTGGACCTCTACGTCAAGGATTGGGGCTCCGGCCGCCCGGTGGTGCTTATCCATGGCTGGCCGCTCAATTCGGATAGCTGGGACGATCACGCGCTCGCGCTGGCGGAAGCGGGGCACCGTGTGATCGCCTATGATCGCCGCGGTTTCGGCCGCTCCAGCCAGCCCTGGACCGGCTATGATTATGACACGCTGGCGGACGATCTCGCGCAGGTGCTGGCGGCGACCGGCGCGCAGGACGCAACCCTCGTCGGCTTTTCAATGGGTGGCGGCGAGATCGCCCGCTATATGTCACGCCACGACGGCAAGGGCGTCAACGGCGCCGCTCTGATCGCCTCGGTCGTGCCTTATCTCCTCAAGGACGACAGCAATCCCGACGGGGTGGACGGCAGCGTGTTCGACGAGCAGATGAAGGCGCCGATCCGCAAGGACCGCGCCGCTTTCTTCGCCGCCTTTGCGAAGATGTTCTACGGCGTCGGCTATATCACCAGCCCGGTCAGCGACCAGATCTTGCACCATTTCGAACTGATGGCGTCCCAGGCCGGCCTCAAGGGCGTGCTCGATTGCATCGACGCGTTCGGCAAGACCGATTTCCGGCCCGATCTCGCGGCCTTCACCGTCCCAACCCTGATCATCCACGGCACGAGCGACCAGACCGTCCCGATCGATCCGTCGGCGCGTGCGGCCGCCAGAGGCATCTCGAATGCCGAATTGATCGAATATGACGGCGAACCGCATGGTCTCACCGTCACCGCCAAGGATCGGCTGACGCGCGACCTGCTCGCCTTCATCGGCGGCGGGAGCAGAACGGCGACCTGGCAGCCTTGA